A part of Brassica rapa cultivar Chiifu-401-42 chromosome A05, CAAS_Brap_v3.01, whole genome shotgun sequence genomic DNA contains:
- the LOC103869561 gene encoding protein CASP: MEAVQDGSERDKTTPSSSSSSSSPIPVVTSFWKEFDLEKEKSILDEQGLRIAENQENSQKNRRKLAESTRDFKKASPEDKLGMFNSLLKGYQEEVDNITKRAKFGENAFLNIYQKLYEAPDPFPALASIAEQERKLSEVESENRKMKVELEEYRTEATHLKNQQATIRRLEERNRQLEQQMEEKIKEVVEIKQRNLAEENQKTLELLKDREQALQDQLRQAKDSVSTMQKLHELAQSQLFELRAQSDEEKATKQSELGLLMDEVERAQTRLLTLEREKGHLRSQLQTANEDTENKNSDSVDSNNMLENSLTAKEKIISELNMEIHNIETTLANEREDYVAEIKKLNSLLNKKDTVIEEMTEELQERPSAKLVDDLRKKVKILQAVGYNSIEAEDWDAATTGEEMSRMESLLLDKNRKMEHEVTQLKVQLSEKTSLLEKAEAKGEELTAKVNEQQKLIQKLEDDILKGYSSKERKGALFNEWEFSEAGVAEQSESPMDQKHVPTDQDQSSMLKVICSQRDRFRARLRETEEEIRRLKEKIGFLTDELEKTKADNVKLYGKIRYVQDYNHDKVVSRGSKKYVEDLESGFSSDVESKYKKIYEDDINPFAAFSKKEREQRVKDLGIRDRITLSSGRFLLGNKYARTFAFFYTIGLHVLVFTCLYRMSALSYLSHGAEETPMTETTTNLPRGF; the protein is encoded by the exons ATGGAGGCCGTGCAAGATGGATCGGAGAGAGATAAAACtactccttcttcttcttcttcatcatcctctCCCATTCCTGTCGTCACCAGTTTTTGGAAAG AATTTGAtttggagaaggagaagagtaTACTTGACGAGCAAGGGCTTAGGATAGCTGAGAATCAAGAAAACAGCCAGAAGAATCGGCGAAAGCTTGCAGAGAGCACCAGGG ACTTCAAAAAAGCATCGCCTGAGGACAAACTTGGTATGTTTAACTCCTTGCTCAAGGGGTATCAGGAAGAAGTTGATAATATTACCAAGAGGGCCAAGTTTGGGGAGAATGCTTTCCTAAACATCTATCAGAAACTCTATGAAGCACCAGATCCCTTTCCTGCTCTTGCGTCTATTGCT GAGCAAGAGCGTAAATTATCTGAGGTGGAATCTGAGAATCGAAAAATGAAAGTTGAACTTGAGGAATATAGGACAGAAGCGACTCATCTGAAAAATCAACAGGCTACAATAAGGAGACTAGAAGAACGGAACCGCCAGCTTGAGCAGCAG ATGGAAGAAAAAATCAAGGAGGTTGTTGAGATCAAGCAAAGAAATCTGGCTGAGGAAAATCAGAAAACGCTGGAGCTTTTAAAGGATag AGAGCAAGCTTTGCAAGATCAGTTAAGGCAAGCAAAAGACAGTGTCTCCACTATGCAAAAATTGCATGAGTTAGCACAGAGCCAACTTTTTGAACTTCGTGCTCAATCAG ACGAAGAAAAAGCGACAAAGCAATCTGAACTTGGTCTGTTGATGGACGAAGTGGAGCGTGCTCAAACACGACTCCTTACACTTGAGAGGGAAAAG GGACATCTACGGTCTCAGCTGCAAACAGCTAATGAAGACACTGAAAACAAGAATAG TGACAGTGTAGATTCAAATAATATGCTGGAGAATTCTTTGACTGCAAAAGAGAAGATTATATCAGAGCTTAATATGGAAATTCACAATATTGAGACAACTCTAGCTAATGAGCGAGAAGATTATGTTGCCGAGATAAAGAAATTAAATTCGTTGCTCAATAAAAAG GATACTGTCATTGAAGAGATGACGGAAGAGCTTCAAGAAAGACCATCAGCAAAGTTAGTTGATGATCTGCGCAAGAAAGTGAAAATTCTGCAG GCTGTAGGTTACAATTCAATCGAGGCCGAGGACTGGGATGCTGCTACTACTGGTGAAGAGATGAGTAGAATGGAGTCGCTTCTTCTtgataaaaacagaaaaatggaGCATGAGGTCACTCAATTAAAG GTTCAACTTTCTGAGAAAACCTCTTTGCTTGAGAAGGCTGAAGCCAAGGGAGAAGAACTAACAGCTAAGGTTAATGAACAGCAAAAACTGATTCAAAAGTTGGAGGATGATATCTTGAAG GGTTACAGTTCAAAAGAGCGAAAAGGTGCTCTATTTAATGAGTGGGAGTTCTCAGAAGCAGGTGTGGCTGAGCAGTCTGAG TCTCCTATGGATCAGAAACATGTTCCAACAGATCAAGATCAAAGCTCAATGCTGAAAGTTATCTGCAGCCAAAGAGATCGGTTCAGAGCACGGTTGCGGGAAACAGAAGAG GAAATAAGGCGATTAAAAGAGAAGATAGGCTTTCTCACAGACGAATTGGAGAAGACCAAAGCAGACAACGTCAAACTCTATGGTAAAATCCGTTATGTCCAAGACTATAACCATGATAAAGTTGTTTCCCGGGGATCAAAGAAG TATGTGGAAGATCTGGAAAGTGGATTTAGCTCGGATGTGGAATCTAAGTACAAGAAAATATACGAGGATGATATCAACCCATTTGCAGCATTCTCGAAAAAG GAAAGAGAGCAACGGGTCAAAGATTTGGGAATTAGAGATCGGATTACATTAAGCAGTGGGCGTTTTCTTCTAGGAAACAA GTATGCGAGGACATTTGCATTCTTCTACACAATAGGATTGCATGTACTGGTCTTCACTTGCCTCTACCGTATGTCTGCTCTCAGCTATCTCAG CCATGGAGCTGAGGAGACTCCGATGACAGAAACAACCACAAACCTCCCTCGCGGTTTTTAA
- the LOC103869798 gene encoding protein PLANT CADMIUM RESISTANCE 4, whose protein sequence is MVRPGLDQPNQAHPQGDGNNKAHIQPNIPTGIPVDNQTQNRWNSDIFDCMNDSENAVITFIVPCVTFGQIAEIVDEGATTCAIGGVLYGAIFLTLFPSVYSSLFRAKIRNKYGLPDAPAPDWLTHLFCEPCALCQEYRELKHRGFDPKIGWAMNVQAQQQEMMAPPTGQRMMG, encoded by the exons ATGGTTCGACCAGGTCTTGACCAGCCGAATCAGGCTCATCCTCAGGGTGACGGAAACAACAAGGCACATATTCAGCCAAACATACCAACGGGTATACCGGTCGATAACCAAACACAAAACCGTTGGAATTCCGATATATTCGACTGCATGAACGACAGTGAGAACG CTGTGATAACATTTATAGTTCCGTGCGTCACGTTTGGACAGATCGCTGAAATTGTTGACGAAGGCGCGACAA CTTGTGCGATTGGTGGGGTGTTGTATGGAGCGATATTTCTAACTTTGTTCCCGTCCGTGTACTCATCCCTATTCCGGGCCAAGATAAGAAACAAATACGGGTTACCGGATGCTCCAGCTCCAGATTGGCTCACTCACTTATTCTGTGAGCCTTGTGCTCTTTGTCAAGAGTATCGTGAGCTCAAACACCGTGGTTTTGACCCCAAAATTG GGTGGGCTATGAATGTGCAAGCACAACAGCAAGAGATGATGGCTCCTCCAACAGGTCAACGAATGATGGGTTGA
- the LOC103869562 gene encoding protein PLANT CADMIUM RESISTANCE 7, translated as MENQWTSGLCSCMEDGKTVCLTCFCPCVAFGRIANIADEGNHGCGECGIFYGLICCVVGLPCLFSCTYRTKIRRKFGLPESPASDCITHCFCESCALCQEYRELKNRGLDPSIGWNEHMQRATSPPMGQYMKS; from the exons ATGGAGAACCAATGGACTTCTGGTCTTTGCAGCTGCATGGAAGACGGCAAAACTG TTTGCCTTACATGTTTCTGTCCGTGCGTCGCTTTTGGGCGGATCGCTAATATTGCTGACGAAGGAAATCACG GTTGTGGGGAATGTGGGATATTTTACGGGCTGATATGTTGTGTGGTCGGGCTGCCATGCTTGTTCTCATGCACTTACCGGACCAAGATCCGACGCAAATTCGGGTTACCGGAGTCTCCAGCTTCGGATTGCATCACTCACTGCTTTTGTGAAAGTTGTGCTCTTTGTCAAGAATACCGTGAACTCAAGAACCGTGGTCTTGACCCTTCTATTG GATGGAATGAGCATATGCAACGGGCAACATCTCCTCCTATGGGTCAATACATGAAGAGTTGA
- the LOC103869566 gene encoding NADH dehydrogenase [ubiquinone] 1 beta subcomplex subunit 10-B: MGRKKGLPEFEETAPDGFDPENPYKDPVAMVEMREHIVREKWIQIEKAKILREKVKWCYRVEGVNHYQKCRILVQQYLDSTRGVGWGKDHRPISLHGPKPEAVEAE, encoded by the exons ATGGGGAGAAAGAAGGGATTGCCGGAGTTCGAAGAGACGGCGCCGGATGGATTTGATCCGGAGAATCCGTACAAGGATCCGGTGGCGATGGTGGAAATGAGAGAGCACATCGTTAGGGAGAAGTGGATCCAAATCGAGAAGGCTAAGATCTTGAGGGAGAAGGTGAAATGGTGTTACCGCGTGGAAGGCGTCAACCACTACCAGAAATGCCGTATTCTCGTACAGCAGTATCTCGACTCCACCCGCGGCGTCGGCTGGGGAAAAGATCACCGTCCTATCTCCCTCCACG GTCCTAAGCCTGAGGCTGTTGAAGCTGAATAA
- the LOC103869563 gene encoding protein SLOW GREEN 1, chloroplastic, with product MVEWWLTQVNNNPCLIRKSLPPTSLDCEFASPLSSHSYNTLRTMFTSLSVPYSLPSSLSFSLVAVKTPPVAAHIVPRRDLVSLRIRASKNGSPDYRFHEKLKSFAKSAIIIGAAVSMTGKLSTLPAKAESPVTTTEEVKEENFSSEIEPTSPLTELLESTPEAVKTLRSLLQQKLENGEDEEALKLLERLVTAQPEETEWKFLMARLLGEMGRTQNARQVFEEILQRNPLSFEALFENALLMDRSGEGDAVLQRLEDALAVAEAENMVKEIRDVRLIIAQIQFLQKNVDEALRSYEQLTREDPKDFRPYFCRGMIYSLLDKNVEAKEQFAKYRELSPKKFEVEGYLRTPLSKMKLFGSGEDN from the coding sequence ATGGTGGAGTGGTGGTTGACTCAAGTTAACAACAATCCTTGTCTCATCCGAAAATCGCTGCCGCCTACCTCGTTGGATTGTGAGTTCGCTTCTCCACTCTCCAGCCACTCATACAATACGCTGAGAACCATGTTCACGTCTCTCTCTGTTCCTTACTCGCTTCCTTCTTCATTGTCTTTCTCTTTAGTCGCCGTTAAAACTCCTCCGGTCGCCGCGCATATTGTTCCCCGCCGTGATCTCGTCTCTCTGCGCATCAGGGCTAGCAAGAACGGTTCTCCGGATTACCGTTTTCACGAAAAGCTCAAATCTTTCGCCAAATCAGCAATTATAATCGGAGCTGCTGTTTCCATGACCGGAAAGCTCTCAACTTTACCGGCGAAAGCGGAATCTCCGGTTACCACCACCGAGGAAGTGAAAGAAGAGAACTTTTCGTCTGAGATCGAACCCACTTCGCCATTAACGGAGCTTCTAGAATCCACCCCAGAAGCTGTCAAAACGCTGAGATCACTGCTTCAGCAGAAGCTAGAGAacggagaagacgaagaagctctcAAGCTCTTAGAGAGACTCGTAACCGCACAGCCAGAGGAAACAGAGTGGAAGTTTTTAATGGCGAGGCTATTAGGTGAAATGGGTCGTACCCAAAACGCACGCCAAGTGTTCGAGGAAATTCTCCAACGAAACCCACTCTCGTTCGAGGCCTTGTTCGAGAACGCGTTGCTCATGGACAGGTCCGGGGAAGGAGACGCGGTGCTGCAGAGGCTGGAGGATGCGTTGGCTGTGGCTGAAGCTGAGAATATGGTGAAGGAGATTAGGGACGTGAGGCTGATCATTGCGCAGATACAGTTCTTGCAGAAGAATGTGGATGAGGCGTTGAGGAGCTACGAGCAGCTGACGAGAGAGGATCCTAAGGATTTCAGACCGTATTTCTGTAGAGGTATGATTTATAGTTTGCTTGATAAGAACGTTGAAGCTAAGGAGCAGTTTGCGAAGTATAGAGAGCTGTCTCCGAAGAAGTTTGAAGTTGAAGGGTATTTGAGAACTCCATTGTCTAAGATGAAGCTCTTTGGTAGTGGTGAAGATAATTGA
- the LOC117133956 gene encoding uncharacterized protein LOC117133956 translates to MERMALIEQAIIAMQQQMQYQSGKLGVLDRVEQRFLEEDEARWRVMEAMKGKGVVGEGASSGEALMGDSEVFGVGEKPIGVNLVNATPTHDVSERRSGTGVSHERIDGGWFNRHQALPRLEVPEFDGEDAETWVLRVEQYFEIGDFTEDDKLRAVRMCFIGEALLWYRWERDRNPFRSWTQMKKRILAQYAKQHDTTAGERLLSLSQTGTAKEYKRDFISLATNAPEIPEAVLEIAFMRGLKPKIRAGVRMFEPRGLESMMSSALKVEEWSDQEAASPEPVSAKGSSTRADPVRSGPTNNNVGQKNGGGPNNAKFKPTNQTTVAKNCGGGKTGVAHNRVKPPFRKLTP, encoded by the coding sequence ATGGAGAGGATGGCGCTCATCGAGCAAGCCATCATCGCGATGCAGCAGCAGATGCAGTACCAGTCTGGAAAGCTCGGCGTCCTCGATCGAGTCGAACAAAGATTCCTCGAGGAAGACGAAGCCAGATGGAGGGTGATGGAAGCGATGAAGGGAAAGGGTGTAGTGGGTGAAGGCGCGTCGTCTGGGGAAGCGTTGATGGGTGATTCCGAGGTGTTTGGAGTTGGAGAGAAACCCATCGGAGTCAACCTCGTCAACGCGACCCCGACGCACGACGTCTCGGAGAGGAGATCAGGAACGGGGGTGTCGCACGAAAGGATCGATGGTGGTTGGTTCAACCGTCACCAGGCCTTACCTCGCCTGGAGGTTCCGGAGTTTGACGGTGAGGACGCGGAGACGTGGGTGTTGAGAGTTGAACAATACTTCGAGATCGGAGATTTTACGGAGGATGACAAGCTCAGGGCCGTGCGGATGTGTTTCATCGGAGAGGCGTTATTGTGGTACCGGTGGGAGAGAGATAGAAACCCATTCCGGAGTTGGACGCAGATGAAGAAAAGGATCCTCGCTCAGTACGCGAAACAGCATGACACAACGGCGGGGGAGAGGTTGCTGTCGCTGAGTCAAACCGGCACCGCGAAGGAGTATAAACGAGATTTTATCTCGTTGGCCACTAACGCTCCAGAGATTCCGGAGGCAGTACTGGAGATTGCGTTCATGAGGGGATTGAAACCTAAGATCCGTGCAGGAGTGAGAATGTTTGAACCGAGAGGGCTGGAGAGTATGATGAGTTCAGCGCTCAAGGTGGAGGAGTGGTCCGATCAGGAAGCGGCGTCGCCGGAGCCGGTGAGCGCTAAGGGGTCTAGCACTCGGGCAGATCCTGTGCGAAGTGGGCCAACAAATAAcaacgtgggccaaaagaaTGGTGGTGGGCCTAATAACGCAAAGTTTAAGCCCACTAATCAAACTACGGTCGCGAAGAACTGCGGAGGGGGAAAAACCGGCGTCGCTCACAACAGAGTGAAACCGCCGTTTAGGAAATTAACACCATAA